One window of Nicotiana tomentosiformis chromosome 11, ASM39032v3, whole genome shotgun sequence genomic DNA carries:
- the LOC104102743 gene encoding ribulose bisphosphate carboxylase small subunit, chloroplastic-like, translated as MSVSSFVAAPIAGSTYLGLKSNNTNLFPAKDTITWNRKTISNGSKTYCMKTWNPIDNKKFETLSYLPPLSEDSIAKEVDYMIQKGWIPCLEFDQVGYVRRENSSMPGYYDGRYWTLWKLPMFGCNDSSQVLNEIQDCKKAYPNAFIRCLAFDNVKQVQCMAFLIQKPVA; from the exons ATGTCTGTCTCAAGTTTTGTTGCAGCTCCAATTGCTGGATCAACCTATCTTGGATTGAAATCCAACAACACCAACCTTTTTCCTGCTAAGGATACAATCACTTGGAATCGAAAAACTATCTCCAATGGCTCTAAAACTTACTGCATGAAG aCTTGGAATCCGATCGACAACAAGAAATTCGAGACACTCTCATATCTGCCACCTCTATCAGAAGATTCGATTGCAAAGGAGGTTGATTACATGATCCAAAAGGGCTGGATTCCTTGCCTTGAATTTGATCAG GTGGGATATGTACGCAGGGAAAATAGCAGCATGCCAGGCTACTATGATGGAAGGTATTGGACACTGTGGAAGCTTCCCATGTTTGGCTGCAATGACTCATCCCAAGTTCTGAATGAAATCCAAGATTGCAAGAAAGCCTACCCAAATGCTTTCATTCGTTGTTTGGCATTTGACAATGTTAAACAGGTTCAGTGCATGGCCTTTCTCATTCAGAAACCTGTAGCATAG